A window of the Vibrio ostreae genome harbors these coding sequences:
- the choW gene encoding choline ABC transporter permease subunit has product MISDHKIPLGHWMEAGVDWLTLHASGVFDTISFVLENIIMVLVDVFKWFPPAVPIIITAALAWWLHRSLSLVVFIIAALLLILNLGYWQEMLETFVLVFAATTISVLLGVPLGIMAAHRPWLYTVLRPILDLMQTVPTFVYLIPTLVLFGLGIVPGLISTIIFAIAAPIRLTYLGVTKVPEELIEAGKAFGASRMKLLFKVELPAALPSIMAGITQCIMLSLSMVVIAALVGADGLGKPVIRALNTVNISQGFEAGLAIVLVAIILDRLCKAPNSKEA; this is encoded by the coding sequence ATGATTAGCGATCACAAAATTCCGTTGGGCCACTGGATGGAAGCCGGTGTGGACTGGCTGACTCTGCATGCTTCGGGCGTATTCGATACCATCTCTTTCGTACTGGAAAACATCATCATGGTGTTAGTCGATGTCTTCAAATGGTTCCCGCCAGCGGTCCCTATCATTATCACCGCAGCACTGGCCTGGTGGCTGCACCGCAGCCTTTCCCTGGTGGTGTTTATTATTGCCGCGCTGCTGCTGATCCTTAACCTGGGCTACTGGCAGGAGATGCTGGAAACCTTTGTACTGGTCTTTGCCGCCACTACGATTTCGGTTCTGCTCGGCGTTCCGCTTGGCATCATGGCTGCGCACCGACCATGGCTGTATACCGTACTGCGCCCGATTCTGGATCTGATGCAGACGGTACCTACATTCGTTTATCTGATCCCGACGCTGGTTCTGTTCGGACTGGGCATTGTGCCCGGACTGATTTCCACCATCATTTTCGCCATAGCCGCTCCAATCCGCCTCACCTATCTTGGCGTCACTAAAGTGCCGGAAGAACTGATCGAGGCCGGTAAAGCTTTCGGAGCCAGCCGGATGAAACTGCTGTTCAAAGTGGAACTACCGGCCGCCCTGCCGAGCATCATGGCCGGCATTACCCAATGCATTATGTTGTCACTGTCGATGGTAGTTATTGCCGCCTTGGTCGGCGCAGATGGCCTGGGCAAACCCGTTATTCGTGCCCTCAATACGGTCAATATTTCCCAAGGGTTTGAAGCCGGTCTGGCGATTGTCCTGGTCGCTATTATTCTCGACCGTCTGTGTAAAGCACCTAACAGCAAGGAGGCATAA
- a CDS encoding choline ABC transporter substrate-binding protein has protein sequence MRKVMTFSAATLLSINAYANSCDTVRFADVGWTDITSTTAVTTELLHGLGYQTKTDLLSVPVTYSSMANGDIDVFLGNWMPTMEGDIAKYRDNGSVQTIRANLEGAKYTLAVPKYVYDAGVKSFADLAKHADQFKHRIYGIEPGNDGNRLIQSMIDNNAFDLKQFDLVESSEAGMVSQVKRAVRRQQWIAFLGWAPHPMNSNVEMEYLSGGDDYFGPNYGGANVYTNVRHDYTQQCPNVGQLLSNLQFSLEMENSLMEAILNQGQRPEQAAKDWLRQHPDVLTPWLKDVTTRDGKPAEKAVTDYLNSDV, from the coding sequence ATGCGTAAAGTCATGACCTTCTCAGCAGCCACACTGCTGTCAATCAACGCCTATGCCAACAGCTGCGACACCGTTCGTTTTGCCGATGTCGGCTGGACCGATATCACCTCAACGACAGCCGTGACCACTGAGCTGCTGCACGGCCTGGGCTATCAGACCAAGACCGATCTGTTGTCGGTACCGGTGACCTATTCTTCCATGGCCAACGGCGACATCGATGTCTTTCTCGGTAACTGGATGCCAACCATGGAAGGCGATATTGCCAAGTACCGTGACAACGGCAGCGTACAAACCATTCGTGCCAATCTCGAAGGTGCCAAGTACACCCTGGCCGTACCTAAGTACGTGTATGACGCCGGGGTTAAGTCATTTGCCGATCTTGCCAAGCATGCCGATCAGTTTAAACACCGCATCTACGGCATCGAGCCGGGCAACGATGGTAACCGCCTGATCCAGTCAATGATTGACAACAATGCGTTCGACCTCAAGCAATTTGATCTGGTGGAATCGAGCGAAGCCGGCATGGTCTCGCAGGTCAAGCGGGCGGTACGCCGCCAGCAATGGATAGCTTTCCTCGGCTGGGCGCCGCACCCGATGAACAGCAATGTTGAGATGGAATACCTCAGCGGCGGTGATGACTACTTCGGCCCTAATTATGGCGGTGCCAACGTCTACACCAACGTGCGCCATGACTATACCCAACAGTGCCCGAATGTCGGCCAGTTGCTCAGTAATCTGCAGTTCAGTCTTGAGATGGAAAACAGCCTGATGGAAGCCATCCTCAATCAGGGCCAGCGCCCGGAACAAGCCGCCAAAGATTGGTTGCGTCAGCATCCTGACGTGCTGACCCCGTGGCTGAAAGATGTCACCACGCGTGATGGCAAGCCTGCGGAGAAAGCCGTAACTGATTATCTCAACTCTGACGTATAA
- the betA gene encoding choline dehydrogenase, whose protein sequence is MTQTFDYIIIGAGSAGCVLADRLSASGEHSVLLLEAGGGDKSVFIQMPTALSYPMNSAKYAWQFESLPEPGLDGRTLHCPRGKVLGGSSSINGMVYVRGHACDFDEWQQQGAAGWDYASCLPYFKKAETWSGGADEYRGGDGPLATCNGNDMELNPLYQAFIDAGQQAGYPYTKDYNGYQQEGFGAMHMTVDNGVRASTSNAYLRRALKRPNLTLLKGVLTRKILLKNKCAVGVEFERNGRIETATATQEVVSCAGSIGSPQLLQLSGIGPRDVLENAGVKVEHELPGVGENLQDHLEIYFQYRCQQPITLNSKLGLVSKGMIGAQWLLTKQGLGATNHFESCAFIRSRAGLKWPNLQYHFLPAAMRYDGRTAFDGHGFQVHVGPNKPLSRGRVWIRSADPADKPAILFRYLSEQQDIQDWRDCIRLTREILAQQALDEYRGAEIQPGNTISTDAEIDAWVKQNVESAYHPSCSCKMGAADDAMAVLDEACRVRGIASLRVVDSSVFPTIPNGNLNAPTIMVAERAADMLLGTAPLPAEPEPVWIAAHWQTQQRETPPQRALDTQSGVELMIK, encoded by the coding sequence ATGACCCAGACATTTGATTACATCATTATCGGCGCCGGATCGGCAGGCTGCGTACTGGCCGATCGCCTCAGCGCCAGCGGGGAACATTCCGTATTGCTGCTTGAGGCCGGCGGAGGCGACAAAAGTGTCTTCATCCAGATGCCGACAGCACTCTCATACCCGATGAACAGTGCCAAATATGCCTGGCAGTTTGAATCCCTGCCCGAACCTGGTCTGGACGGACGGACCCTGCACTGCCCGCGCGGCAAAGTGCTGGGTGGCAGTTCATCGATCAACGGCATGGTGTATGTCCGTGGTCACGCCTGTGACTTTGATGAATGGCAACAGCAGGGAGCGGCCGGTTGGGATTACGCCTCCTGCCTGCCTTATTTTAAGAAGGCAGAAACCTGGAGCGGCGGCGCTGATGAGTACCGCGGCGGTGACGGCCCGCTGGCGACCTGTAACGGCAACGATATGGAACTCAACCCGCTCTACCAGGCTTTCATCGATGCCGGGCAGCAAGCCGGTTATCCGTACACCAAAGATTACAACGGCTACCAGCAGGAAGGCTTTGGCGCCATGCATATGACGGTGGATAACGGCGTACGCGCCTCAACCTCCAACGCCTATCTGCGCCGTGCGCTCAAGCGTCCTAACCTGACTCTGCTCAAAGGAGTACTGACGCGTAAAATCCTGCTGAAAAACAAATGTGCGGTCGGAGTCGAGTTTGAACGTAATGGCCGGATTGAAACCGCCACAGCAACACAGGAAGTCGTGTCGTGCGCTGGCTCCATCGGCTCACCACAGCTGTTGCAGCTGTCTGGTATCGGCCCGCGTGACGTGCTGGAAAATGCCGGTGTCAAAGTGGAACATGAATTACCCGGAGTGGGTGAAAACCTGCAGGATCACCTGGAAATCTATTTCCAGTATCGCTGTCAGCAGCCGATCACCCTTAACAGCAAACTGGGCCTGGTCAGTAAAGGCATGATCGGGGCGCAGTGGCTGCTGACCAAGCAAGGCCTGGGTGCCACCAATCATTTCGAGTCATGCGCCTTTATCCGCTCGCGGGCCGGACTGAAATGGCCCAATCTGCAATACCATTTTTTACCAGCCGCCATGCGGTATGACGGTCGCACCGCCTTCGACGGTCACGGCTTTCAGGTCCATGTCGGCCCGAATAAGCCACTCAGTCGCGGCCGGGTGTGGATTCGCTCCGCCGATCCGGCCGATAAACCGGCCATTCTGTTCCGTTATCTGTCTGAACAGCAAGATATCCAGGACTGGCGTGACTGTATCCGCCTCACGCGTGAAATCCTCGCCCAGCAAGCGCTGGATGAGTATCGCGGCGCTGAAATCCAGCCAGGCAACACCATCAGCACTGATGCCGAAATCGATGCCTGGGTAAAACAGAATGTCGAGAGTGCTTACCACCCGTCATGCAGCTGCAAAATGGGGGCAGCCGATGATGCAATGGCGGTGCTGGATGAAGCGTGCCGGGTACGCGGCATTGCCAGCTTGCGGGTGGTCGACTCCTCCGTGTTCCCGACCATTCCTAACGGTAACCTCAATGCGCCAACCATTATGGTCGCCGAGCGCGCTGCCGACATGCTACTCGGGACTGCGCCGCTTCCTGCCGAACCAGAGCCGGTGTGGATCGCTGCGCACTGGCAGACCCAACAAAGAGAAACACCACCGCAGCGTGCGCTAGACACGCAGTCCGGTGTGGAATTAATGATAAAATAA
- the betB gene encoding betaine-aldehyde dehydrogenase → MEQASLYIGGSLQRASSGETFTSYNPATGQPLAVLGLASEQDVQQAIESAQAGFAVWSAMSAVERSRILLNAVRILRERNDELAQLEVLDTGKPIQEADCVDIATGADVIEYFAGLAPALQGEQQPLSANQFFYTRKEPLGICAGIGAWNYPIQIAMWKAAPALAAGNAMIFKPSEETPLTALKLAQIFSEAGLPDGVFNVVQGDGRVGQMLTAHPAIAKVSFTGETGTGKAVMADSARSLKSVTMELGGKSPLLVFEDAKLDQAVSAAMVANFYTQGEVCTNGTRVFVHESLYDDFIDQLKIRSEKLIVGDPQDPRTQIGALISRDHMHKVLDAIQSAKTSGATLLTGGYQVTDNGLANGNFVAPTVFTDCSDDMAFVQQEIFGPVMAVLKFSDEQEVIRRANHTHYGLAAGVFTQNLSRAHRVIHQLQAGICWVNTWGDSPAPMPVGGYKQSGVGRENGMETLSHYTQTKSVLIELDDFAGPYA, encoded by the coding sequence ATGGAACAAGCATCACTTTATATAGGCGGCTCGCTGCAACGCGCGTCGTCCGGGGAAACCTTTACCTCATATAACCCGGCAACGGGTCAGCCACTGGCTGTTTTGGGGCTCGCCAGCGAGCAGGACGTGCAACAGGCAATCGAATCCGCCCAGGCCGGATTTGCTGTCTGGTCGGCGATGAGCGCGGTGGAACGCAGCCGAATCCTGCTCAACGCAGTGCGTATACTGCGCGAGCGTAACGATGAACTGGCGCAACTGGAAGTGCTCGATACCGGGAAGCCGATTCAGGAAGCAGACTGTGTCGACATCGCCACTGGTGCCGATGTGATTGAATATTTTGCGGGTCTGGCACCCGCTCTGCAGGGTGAACAGCAACCGCTCAGCGCCAATCAGTTTTTTTACACCCGCAAAGAGCCACTCGGTATCTGTGCCGGTATCGGCGCCTGGAACTACCCGATTCAAATTGCAATGTGGAAAGCGGCCCCTGCGCTGGCAGCAGGCAATGCGATGATCTTCAAGCCTTCGGAAGAAACACCGCTGACAGCGCTGAAGCTGGCACAGATTTTCAGCGAAGCCGGCCTGCCGGACGGGGTATTTAACGTCGTCCAGGGGGACGGTCGTGTCGGCCAGATGCTGACCGCCCACCCGGCGATCGCCAAGGTGTCCTTTACTGGTGAAACCGGTACAGGTAAGGCGGTCATGGCAGACAGTGCGCGCAGCCTCAAATCGGTCACCATGGAGCTGGGTGGTAAATCGCCACTGCTGGTGTTCGAAGATGCCAAGCTCGACCAGGCAGTATCAGCGGCCATGGTGGCAAACTTCTACACTCAGGGCGAAGTGTGTACTAACGGAACCCGGGTTTTTGTCCATGAAAGTCTGTACGACGATTTCATTGATCAGCTCAAAATCCGCAGCGAAAAACTGATCGTCGGCGATCCGCAGGATCCGCGCACTCAAATCGGTGCATTGATCTCGCGCGATCATATGCACAAGGTTCTGGACGCAATCCAAAGCGCCAAAACCAGCGGCGCCACCTTGCTGACCGGCGGCTATCAGGTCACCGATAACGGTCTGGCCAATGGTAACTTCGTCGCTCCCACTGTGTTTACCGACTGCAGCGACGATATGGCGTTCGTGCAGCAGGAAATCTTTGGCCCTGTGATGGCGGTACTCAAGTTCAGTGATGAACAGGAAGTGATCCGCCGCGCCAATCACACCCACTATGGCCTGGCCGCCGGCGTATTCACCCAGAACCTGTCACGCGCGCACCGCGTGATCCACCAGCTGCAAGCCGGTATCTGCTGGGTTAACACCTGGGGTGACTCTCCGGCACCCATGCCGGTCGGCGGTTACAAACAGTCCGGTGTCGGACGCGAGAACGGCATGGAAACCCTGAGCCACTACACCCAGACCAAAAGCGTCCTGATTGAGCTGGACGATTTTGCCGGCCCGTACGCCTGA
- the betI gene encoding transcriptional regulator BetI gives MPKVGMPDIRKPQLVQATMAVIERVGLHAASIALISREAGVSTGIINHYFGGKHGLLEETMRAILRQHSITVTQALAKLPKNDHQARINAIVNANFLGFQAESQVVKTWLAFWTYSMHDEQLHRLQRVNEKRLLSHLKIELNSLLPRHRANQVAHGIAALIDGIWLRGALNPAGINAEQARLLINDYLDIQLAQHAPMTN, from the coding sequence ATGCCCAAGGTAGGAATGCCAGACATACGCAAGCCACAGTTGGTTCAGGCCACGATGGCAGTCATCGAGCGAGTGGGATTACATGCGGCCAGCATCGCACTGATCAGCCGCGAGGCCGGCGTCTCAACCGGGATCATCAATCACTACTTTGGTGGCAAACATGGCCTGCTGGAAGAAACCATGCGCGCCATATTGCGCCAACATTCGATTACCGTAACTCAGGCACTGGCCAAACTGCCGAAAAATGATCATCAGGCGCGTATCAATGCCATCGTCAATGCCAACTTCTTAGGCTTTCAGGCCGAAAGTCAGGTCGTGAAAACCTGGCTCGCCTTCTGGACCTATTCGATGCATGACGAACAATTACATCGTTTACAACGTGTCAACGAAAAGCGTCTGCTCTCACATCTTAAAATTGAATTGAATTCTCTTCTGCCCCGCCACCGCGCTAACCAGGTGGCCCACGGCATCGCGGCTCTGATTGATGGAATCTGGCTGCGCGGCGCACTGAACCCTGCCGGGATCAATGCCGAGCAAGCCCGACTGTTAATTAACGATTACCTAGACATACAACTGGCGCAACACGCACCGATGACAAATTAG
- a CDS encoding LysR family transcriptional regulator, with protein MKIEKLARIDLNLLVCLKVLSEELNVTRAAHRLCLSQSAVSKSLAKLREQFNDPLFVRTSHGLKPTPKVVFLQPKLDILVNQLELITQPEQFCPKSSEYRFHIAAVESVYSLILPHFLPAIFNQGPNINISTHTWSEQTFKKLQLGELDLGLTGKDIDINDARLTMLPPSDICEQEIYRDSQMCVVRRDHPVLQQPWNLQQYLALRHVQVRCDGNDRWLLDYRLADQGLERDIAITVPDFNSAASLCTYTDFVFTAPSHFTQLVAQQMGLAVLPLPLEFPPMAYTLFWHRDRDNDPALSWLRQIIYSKTLHLRQSQ; from the coding sequence ATGAAGATTGAAAAGCTAGCCCGCATCGATCTCAACCTGCTGGTGTGCCTGAAAGTGCTCAGTGAAGAACTCAATGTCACCCGTGCTGCCCACCGGTTATGCCTGAGCCAGTCAGCGGTCAGCAAATCACTGGCTAAACTGCGCGAGCAGTTCAACGACCCTCTTTTCGTACGCACCTCACACGGTCTCAAACCGACACCAAAAGTGGTGTTTCTGCAGCCCAAGCTGGATATTCTGGTTAATCAGCTCGAACTGATCACCCAGCCGGAGCAGTTCTGCCCTAAATCGAGCGAATACCGCTTTCACATTGCCGCCGTAGAGAGTGTCTACTCACTGATTCTGCCCCACTTTTTACCGGCCATTTTCAATCAGGGACCGAACATCAATATCAGTACTCACACCTGGAGCGAGCAGACCTTTAAAAAACTGCAACTGGGTGAACTGGATTTGGGCCTGACCGGCAAAGACATCGATATTAATGATGCCCGTCTGACCATGTTGCCGCCGAGCGATATCTGCGAGCAGGAAATTTATCGCGACAGCCAGATGTGTGTGGTACGCCGTGACCATCCGGTGCTGCAGCAGCCGTGGAATCTGCAGCAATATCTGGCGCTGCGTCATGTTCAGGTGCGCTGTGACGGCAATGATCGCTGGCTGCTCGACTACCGCCTCGCCGATCAGGGGCTGGAACGTGACATTGCCATAACTGTGCCGGACTTTAACAGCGCCGCCAGTCTGTGCACCTACACCGACTTTGTCTTCACTGCGCCAAGCCATTTTACCCAGTTGGTGGCACAGCAGATGGGGCTGGCCGTACTGCCCCTGCCGCTCGAATTCCCGCCGATGGCGTATACTTTATTCTGGCACCGCGACCGTGATAACGACCCGGCGCTGAGCTGGCTGCGCCAGATCATTTACAGTAAAACGTTGCACCTGCGCCAAAGTCAGTAA
- a CDS encoding multidrug effflux MFS transporter, whose product MVLLTLLVLFSPLAIDIYLPALPQISQTFHVEHALAQDTITWFLFAMGIGQLFAGPLADKLGRRTVALGGIGIYALSALLAWSAQNIEWMLTARLLQGLGACATSVAAFATVRDIFGPHRSGKMISYLNGAICFIPALAPILGSWLTQQFGWRSNFSFMAAFAVVVGLLMLVTMRETNPTTDKQAVFKLSRYWSVIKTPSFLFHASLCLLAMAVILAYVTSAPVVLMTNQGLDMNQFTFWFGINAVINIIACLTAPRIMDRFGTHTTLVMGITALLVAGVSMLLLAQVATPFAFMLPIFISSMGFAWVLGAAAGKALAPFGDKAGTAAALLGLFQMSGSGLVVGLLQRLDLQPQMLIGLHMWLIAPALLVLFSKAGRAWHQWALDS is encoded by the coding sequence ATGGTGCTGCTGACCCTGCTGGTTCTTTTCAGCCCTTTGGCCATTGATATTTATCTGCCCGCCTTGCCGCAGATTTCGCAGACGTTTCACGTGGAACACGCTCTGGCCCAGGATACGATCACCTGGTTTCTGTTTGCTATGGGAATCGGCCAGTTGTTTGCCGGACCGTTAGCAGACAAACTCGGTCGTCGAACTGTTGCATTAGGAGGGATAGGTATCTACGCGTTGAGCGCTTTATTGGCGTGGAGTGCTCAAAACATCGAGTGGATGCTGACTGCCCGTCTGCTACAAGGCTTAGGTGCATGTGCAACATCGGTAGCAGCCTTTGCAACAGTTCGCGATATTTTCGGTCCGCATCGCAGCGGTAAAATGATCAGCTACCTCAACGGGGCGATCTGCTTTATTCCGGCCCTGGCGCCGATTCTCGGCAGCTGGCTGACCCAGCAGTTTGGCTGGCGCAGTAATTTCAGCTTTATGGCTGCTTTTGCGGTTGTAGTCGGGCTGCTGATGCTGGTCACCATGCGCGAAACCAACCCGACTACCGACAAACAGGCGGTGTTTAAACTGAGCCGCTACTGGTCGGTGATTAAAACCCCGTCTTTCCTGTTTCATGCCAGCTTGTGTCTGTTAGCAATGGCCGTCATTCTGGCGTATGTCACCTCTGCTCCTGTGGTGCTGATGACCAACCAGGGGCTGGATATGAACCAGTTCACCTTCTGGTTCGGCATCAACGCGGTCATCAATATTATCGCTTGTCTGACGGCGCCGCGCATTATGGACCGCTTTGGTACTCATACAACGCTGGTGATGGGCATTACGGCTCTGCTGGTGGCCGGTGTGAGCATGTTGCTGCTGGCTCAGGTGGCGACTCCATTCGCGTTCATGCTGCCAATTTTTATCTCTTCGATGGGGTTTGCCTGGGTGCTGGGGGCGGCGGCCGGCAAAGCACTGGCGCCGTTTGGTGATAAGGCCGGTACCGCGGCCGCTTTGTTAGGTTTGTTCCAAATGAGTGGCTCAGGTCTGGTGGTCGGTCTGTTGCAGCGGTTAGACTTGCAGCCGCAGATGCTGATTGGATTACATATGTGGCTGATCGCGCCAGCGTTGTTGGTTCTGTTTTCGAAAGCCGGGCGCGCCTGGCATCAGTGGGCACTGGACTCTTAG
- the tsrA gene encoding H-NS-like global regulator TsrA → MSMTTYEMARIWEQLDDSPEKVMFGKLLAELGNQSSERIRSAAKQVPLPVLRDLVYQFQQVIDSRKHEQVDLLAKELAKQGISADELLSYLNK, encoded by the coding sequence ATGTCTATGACGACCTACGAAATGGCTCGCATCTGGGAGCAGCTTGATGATTCACCAGAAAAAGTCATGTTTGGTAAATTGCTTGCGGAGTTGGGCAATCAAAGTAGCGAGCGCATTCGCAGCGCCGCGAAGCAAGTTCCGCTACCGGTACTGCGTGATCTGGTTTACCAGTTTCAGCAAGTGATCGATTCGCGCAAGCATGAACAGGTTGATCTGCTGGCAAAAGAGCTGGCTAAACAGGGCATCTCCGCTGACGAGTTGCTCAGCTACCTGAACAAGTAA
- the asnC gene encoding transcriptional regulator AsnC, with protein sequence MQLASTKLDELDRAILKILMDDARTPYAEMAKQFNVSPATIHVRIEKMKAADIIQGTEVVVNTKKLGYDVCCFIGINLNAARDYHSALAKLNALDEVVEAYYTTGAYNIFVKLMCRSIEELQYVLIDKLQAIDEVQSTETLISLQNPINRNVNP encoded by the coding sequence ATGCAACTAGCATCAACCAAACTGGATGAATTGGATCGTGCGATTCTGAAGATTTTGATGGATGACGCACGCACTCCCTACGCGGAGATGGCGAAACAATTTAATGTCAGTCCGGCCACTATCCATGTACGGATAGAAAAGATGAAAGCCGCCGACATCATTCAGGGCACCGAAGTGGTGGTCAACACCAAAAAGCTCGGTTACGACGTATGCTGCTTTATTGGTATCAACCTGAATGCCGCGCGCGATTACCACTCGGCGCTGGCCAAGCTCAATGCACTGGATGAAGTGGTCGAAGCCTATTACACCACCGGGGCGTACAATATTTTCGTCAAACTGATGTGCCGATCGATTGAAGAGCTGCAGTATGTCCTGATCGATAAACTGCAGGCGATTGACGAAGTGCAGTCAACCGAAACTCTGATTTCACTGCAGAACCCGATCAACCGCAACGTCAATCCCTGA
- a CDS encoding class I SAM-dependent methyltransferase, producing the protein MQLQLICEAPHRALQLQHIAQRWQLTHDASSAFALVLTEERLELRKTDEAKLGAIYVDWVSGAVAHRRKFGGGKGQAIAKAAGLNKGVTPTVLDGTAGLGRDAFVLASLGCKVQMVERHPVVAALLDDGLARAREDAEIGPWVSERVSLLHASSHDALDKLADDASFQRPDVVYLDPMYPHPENKKKSALVKKEMRVFQSLVGADHDADGLLAPALQLATKRVVVKRPDYADWLAGQKPSMAIETKKNRFDVYVLAAMGE; encoded by the coding sequence TTGCAGCTACAACTGATTTGTGAAGCCCCGCACCGTGCCCTGCAATTGCAGCATATCGCGCAGCGCTGGCAGTTGACCCACGATGCCAGCAGTGCGTTTGCGCTGGTTCTGACCGAAGAGCGTCTTGAACTGCGTAAAACTGATGAAGCGAAACTGGGCGCGATTTACGTCGACTGGGTGAGTGGTGCGGTGGCGCACCGGCGTAAATTCGGCGGTGGTAAAGGGCAGGCGATTGCCAAAGCGGCCGGGCTGAACAAAGGCGTAACTCCGACAGTGCTGGATGGAACCGCCGGGTTAGGCCGCGATGCCTTTGTGTTGGCCTCGCTGGGCTGTAAGGTGCAGATGGTGGAGCGTCATCCGGTGGTGGCGGCGCTGCTCGATGATGGTCTGGCCCGCGCCCGAGAGGATGCGGAGATCGGTCCTTGGGTCTCAGAGCGGGTCAGTCTGCTGCATGCTTCCAGCCATGACGCGCTCGATAAACTGGCTGATGATGCCAGCTTCCAGCGTCCGGATGTGGTCTATCTTGACCCTATGTATCCCCATCCGGAGAACAAGAAAAAATCGGCTCTGGTCAAGAAAGAGATGCGTGTGTTCCAGTCTCTGGTGGGCGCCGACCATGATGCCGATGGCTTGCTGGCACCGGCGTTGCAATTGGCGACTAAGCGGGTGGTGGTCAAGCGCCCGGATTATGCCGATTGGCTGGCCGGGCAGAAACCGAGTATGGCGATTGAAACCAAGAAAAACCGCTTTGATGTGTACGTCCTGGCGGCGATGGGTGAGTGA
- a CDS encoding carboxylate/amino acid/amine transporter codes for MIYLSAVTLLWAFSFSLIGVYLAGQVDAWFSVWIRIALASVVFLPFLKFKQVPGKLALKLMAAGGFQLGLMYCFYYPSFELLSVPEVLLFTVFTPIYVTLIYDLLKGRFSPWYLVTAAIAVAGAAVIKFAGVNENFFLGFMVVQGSNICFAIGQVLYKYVMEKEQVELPQRTIFGYFYLGALVVASVAFLLLGNPERLPTTHLQWGILLYLGVIASGFGYFAWNRGACLVNAGALAIMNNALVPAGLLVNILIWNRDVDLPRLLIGGAIILLSLWVNETWVKRRAELSYQRASR; via the coding sequence ATGATTTATTTGTCTGCAGTGACCCTTCTTTGGGCCTTTTCGTTCAGCCTGATTGGCGTCTATCTGGCTGGTCAGGTCGATGCCTGGTTTTCGGTCTGGATCCGGATTGCACTGGCCAGTGTCGTCTTTCTACCTTTCCTCAAATTCAAGCAGGTGCCGGGCAAACTGGCGCTGAAACTGATGGCAGCCGGTGGTTTTCAGCTCGGTCTGATGTACTGCTTCTACTACCCGTCATTCGAGCTGCTTTCGGTACCGGAAGTGCTACTGTTTACCGTTTTCACACCGATTTATGTCACCCTGATTTATGATTTGCTCAAAGGGCGCTTTTCACCTTGGTATCTGGTGACGGCTGCGATTGCGGTAGCCGGCGCGGCAGTGATCAAATTTGCCGGAGTGAATGAAAACTTTTTCCTCGGCTTCATGGTGGTTCAGGGCTCGAACATCTGCTTTGCCATCGGCCAGGTGCTGTACAAATATGTGATGGAAAAAGAACAGGTAGAGCTGCCACAACGCACCATTTTCGGTTACTTCTACCTCGGCGCGTTAGTGGTCGCCAGTGTGGCCTTCCTGCTACTCGGTAATCCGGAACGACTGCCGACCACCCATCTGCAGTGGGGCATCCTGCTTTACCTTGGCGTGATTGCTTCCGGTTTCGGTTATTTTGCCTGGAACCGCGGCGCCTGTCTGGTCAATGCCGGCGCGCTGGCAATTATGAACAATGCCTTGGTGCCAGCCGGCCTGTTGGTCAATATTCTGATCTGGAACCGGGATGTCGATCTGCCGCGTCTGTTGATTGGCGGTGCCATCATTCTGCTGTCGCTGTGGGTCAATGAAACCTGGGTCAAACGTCGCGCCGAACTCAGCTACCAGCGCGCCAGCCGTTAA
- a CDS encoding universal stress protein: protein MSYQHILVAIDLSEDSKHLIDKAVALATPLNAEISFVHIDVNYAELYTGLIDINLAETQHHSMETSQKQLQELAQYANFPIKHTLVGSGDLNNELCDTIKEFQIDLVVCGHHQDFWSKLLSSTRQLINCSPVDLLVVPLKD, encoded by the coding sequence ATGAGCTATCAACACATTTTAGTTGCTATCGATCTTTCAGAAGACAGCAAACACCTGATCGACAAAGCAGTTGCACTGGCCACGCCTCTCAATGCTGAGATCTCTTTTGTTCATATCGACGTCAATTACGCCGAACTTTACACCGGCCTGATTGACATCAATCTGGCGGAAACCCAGCATCACTCGATGGAAACATCGCAAAAGCAACTGCAGGAACTGGCTCAGTACGCTAATTTCCCGATCAAACATACCCTGGTCGGCAGCGGTGACCTCAACAACGAACTGTGCGATACCATCAAAGAGTTCCAGATTGACCTGGTGGTGTGCGGCCATCATCAGGATTTCTGGAGTAAACTGCTCTCCTCGACCCGTCAGCTTATTAATTGCTCACCTGTCGACCTGCTGGTAGTGCCACTCAAAGACTGA